One part of the Arthrobacter tumbae genome encodes these proteins:
- a CDS encoding HNH endonuclease signature motif containing protein yields MAVAVLEPTMEDVSLLGGLRSDLLGFVQQFESSYLTLSPQEAAAALVEVEQLSKLVDHLQTVAARAAEDHQLATTDALDPYKNTAEYLRAKIGISRTEANRRLRLGHDVLPELPGPGAALTPPLGVLAEATSAGALSSRAATIIRNAVHRVSPAATRPELDAMEEHLVRQAVESDEDVLRALAQRWEDIIDQDGTEPTDKILRARQGVFLRGRRHGLHFMEIGATDEQYEHLITVMNTATNPRAQNTAHKGTGTTDGKLTNGGDNDAGSSPDEPTREQSLLDGLVSACRIALAGDGLPATGGHRPQVMVTINYRDLLNDMSDLADRGHDGHSVFAQQLSARSIRKLACDAGILPLILGGEGQVLDIGRTQRLFPPHLRRALVARDKGCAFPDCTTPATWCEAHHTIPWATGGTTTINHGVLLCSWHHHQIHQGNWTVESINGIPWFTPPKYLDPHQTPKRNRYWQVEQAIHNHLARSNTGTDSNTHASTHTHTGTGERAAPP; encoded by the coding sequence ATGGCCGTCGCAGTGCTCGAACCCACCATGGAGGATGTGTCTCTTCTGGGTGGCCTGCGGTCGGACCTATTGGGCTTCGTGCAGCAGTTTGAGTCGTCGTACTTGACGTTGAGTCCGCAGGAGGCCGCGGCAGCCCTGGTCGAGGTCGAGCAGCTTTCCAAACTGGTGGATCATTTGCAGACCGTGGCTGCCCGTGCCGCCGAGGACCACCAGCTCGCCACCACGGACGCCCTGGACCCCTATAAGAACACCGCGGAGTACCTGCGGGCGAAAATCGGTATCAGCCGCACCGAAGCGAACCGCCGGCTACGGCTCGGACACGACGTCCTACCCGAGCTTCCCGGACCAGGAGCCGCCCTCACACCTCCGTTGGGTGTTCTGGCTGAAGCGACCAGTGCCGGTGCGCTCAGCAGCCGTGCCGCGACCATCATCCGCAACGCCGTGCACCGCGTGTCACCCGCCGCGACCCGCCCCGAGCTCGATGCCATGGAAGAGCACCTGGTCCGCCAGGCCGTCGAGTCCGACGAGGACGTCCTGCGGGCCCTGGCCCAACGCTGGGAAGACATCATCGACCAGGACGGCACCGAACCCACCGACAAGATCCTCCGCGCACGCCAGGGCGTGTTCCTGCGCGGCAGACGCCACGGCCTGCACTTCATGGAAATCGGCGCCACCGACGAACAATACGAACACCTCATCACCGTCATGAACACCGCCACCAACCCACGAGCACAAAACACTGCTCACAAGGGAACCGGCACGACCGACGGCAAACTCACCAACGGCGGCGACAACGACGCCGGCTCCAGCCCCGACGAGCCGACCCGTGAACAGAGCCTTCTCGACGGTCTCGTCTCAGCCTGCCGGATCGCACTCGCAGGTGACGGCCTCCCCGCAACCGGAGGGCACCGCCCCCAAGTAATGGTCACCATCAACTACCGCGACCTCCTCAACGACATGAGCGACCTGGCAGACCGCGGGCATGACGGGCATTCGGTCTTCGCGCAACAGTTGAGCGCCCGCAGTATCCGTAAACTCGCGTGCGACGCTGGCATCCTCCCACTGATTCTCGGCGGCGAAGGCCAGGTCCTGGACATCGGACGCACCCAACGCCTCTTCCCACCCCACCTCAGACGGGCACTGGTCGCACGCGACAAAGGCTGCGCCTTCCCCGACTGCACCACGCCCGCAACCTGGTGCGAAGCCCACCACACCATCCCCTGGGCAACAGGTGGAACCACCACCATCAACCACGGCGTCCTGCTCTGCTCCTGGCATCACCACCAAATCCACCAAGGAAACTGGACCGTCGAATCAATCAACGGAATCCCCTGGTTCACACCACCCAAATACCTCGACCCCCACCAAACCCCCAAACGCAACCGCTACTGGCAAGTAGAACAAGCCATCCACAACCACCTCGCGCGCTCTAACACCGGCACAGACTCCAACACCCACGCGAGCACCCACACCCACACGGGCACCGGTGAACGCGCGGCACCACCCTGA
- a CDS encoding ferritin-like fold-containing protein: MTALHPPSSSSPSPASPADGSGAGMGSLNWFVVDLFGVMAYGELSAFERLSSDARFSPTLRDRAALGRLAVTEFEHFEMVSTHLAGLGVDAEEAMRPFQASIDSFHERTRPADWYESLMKAYVIDAISGDFYTALAEHLDDDTREMIARIQSTAAQGGLLQQRLKSALSDDPRLASRLALWGRRLVGEALTQAQRVGIERQFLGGLLFEGSAADRERQTAQLFAQLTRNHSRRMSSLGLTA, from the coding sequence ATGACTGCCTTGCACCCGCCATCCTCCTCGAGCCCTTCGCCAGCATCCCCGGCGGATGGGTCCGGCGCCGGAATGGGGTCGCTCAACTGGTTTGTCGTCGACCTGTTCGGCGTCATGGCCTATGGTGAGCTTTCGGCGTTCGAGCGGCTGTCTTCGGATGCGCGTTTCTCTCCCACCCTGCGGGATCGGGCGGCGCTCGGGCGGCTTGCAGTGACGGAGTTCGAGCACTTCGAAATGGTCAGCACCCACCTTGCAGGCCTCGGCGTCGATGCTGAAGAGGCAATGCGGCCCTTCCAGGCTTCAATCGACTCCTTCCATGAACGGACCCGCCCGGCTGACTGGTACGAGTCGCTGATGAAGGCTTACGTCATCGATGCGATCTCCGGTGATTTCTATACCGCGCTCGCCGAACACCTCGACGACGATACGCGCGAGATGATCGCCCGTATCCAGTCGACTGCCGCGCAGGGCGGCTTGCTGCAGCAGCGGTTGAAGTCAGCGCTTTCCGACGATCCCCGGCTTGCTTCGCGGCTTGCGCTGTGGGGACGCCGCCTGGTGGGGGAGGCGCTGACGCAGGCGCAGCGCGTGGGTATTGAACGCCAGTTCCTGGGCGGCCTCCTGTTTGAGGGCTCCGCGGCGGATCGTGAACGGCAGACTGCGCAGCTCTTCGCCCAACTCACCCGCAACCATTCGCGCCGGATGAGCTCGCTGGGGTTAACGGCCTGA
- a CDS encoding RNB domain-containing ribonuclease, which produces MPYSHLDLSNRDSQVQLTAALEGLRQELELRADFPPEVMAEARSAVDAFVPPERDFTHLGFITVDPPGSTDLDQAFHLERAGSGYRVWYAIADVPAFVAPGGTVDAEARLRGQTMYAPDGRISLHPEGIAEDAASLLPGRDRSAFVWEFELDEDARVESVVVGRAVVKSRAQLTYDQVQEDIDSGGAAENLTLLKEIGTKRIALEKERGGASLNLPEQEIAHDGERYFIVTRPPLVSEDWNAQLSLMTGMAAAEIMLEGGVGILRTMPAPDETSLARFRHQARALGRSWPANVPYGEFLRSLDTSDPRQLSLMHAAASLFRGAGYTAFDGALPESVEQAAIAAPYAHTTAPLRRLVDRFVLVTCEALCAGREVPGWVRNALPELNALMSSSNQLASRLESGAIAAVEAALLSNRVGEEFDAVVITGSKPTPDAAVAANGNGVPHGVIQVADPAVEARCDGAMTAGDEVRVRLVTADIARRELRFQLVRSVRQVESPSESESAAG; this is translated from the coding sequence GTGCCGTATTCGCATCTGGATTTGAGTAACCGGGACTCCCAGGTTCAGCTCACCGCCGCGCTGGAAGGCCTACGGCAGGAACTGGAACTGCGTGCAGACTTCCCTCCCGAGGTGATGGCGGAGGCCAGATCTGCGGTGGACGCCTTCGTTCCGCCGGAACGCGACTTCACCCACTTGGGCTTCATCACGGTTGATCCTCCCGGCTCGACCGATCTGGATCAGGCTTTTCACCTTGAGCGCGCCGGATCCGGCTACCGCGTCTGGTATGCCATCGCGGACGTTCCCGCCTTCGTGGCGCCGGGCGGGACGGTCGATGCGGAAGCCCGCCTCCGTGGCCAGACCATGTATGCGCCGGACGGTCGCATCTCGCTCCACCCTGAGGGGATTGCCGAGGACGCAGCCAGCCTGCTGCCTGGCCGGGATCGGTCTGCCTTCGTCTGGGAGTTCGAACTGGACGAGGACGCACGGGTTGAGTCCGTCGTCGTCGGTCGTGCTGTGGTCAAGAGCCGCGCGCAACTCACCTACGACCAGGTGCAGGAAGACATCGACTCAGGCGGTGCCGCTGAGAACCTGACCCTCCTGAAGGAGATTGGAACCAAGCGCATCGCGCTTGAGAAGGAGCGCGGCGGCGCGAGCCTGAATCTTCCGGAGCAGGAAATCGCGCACGACGGCGAACGCTACTTCATCGTGACGCGCCCACCCCTTGTGTCGGAAGATTGGAACGCGCAGCTTTCGCTCATGACCGGCATGGCGGCCGCCGAAATCATGCTCGAGGGAGGCGTGGGGATACTCCGCACCATGCCGGCTCCCGATGAAACTTCCCTGGCCCGGTTTCGGCATCAGGCCCGCGCGCTCGGGCGCTCCTGGCCCGCGAATGTCCCCTACGGCGAATTCCTCCGCAGTCTGGACACCTCGGACCCCCGCCAGCTTTCGCTCATGCACGCTGCCGCCTCGCTGTTTCGTGGCGCCGGCTATACAGCGTTCGACGGCGCGCTCCCCGAGTCCGTTGAGCAGGCGGCTATTGCGGCTCCCTACGCCCACACCACCGCACCGCTCAGGCGACTGGTGGACAGATTCGTCCTGGTGACCTGCGAAGCGCTGTGTGCAGGCAGGGAAGTTCCCGGCTGGGTCCGGAATGCGCTTCCGGAACTGAACGCACTGATGTCGTCCTCGAACCAACTGGCTTCACGCCTCGAGAGCGGCGCAATCGCTGCCGTGGAGGCAGCACTGCTGAGCAACCGGGTGGGCGAGGAGTTCGACGCCGTCGTGATCACCGGCTCAAAGCCGACTCCGGACGCGGCGGTCGCCGCCAATGGAAACGGAGTTCCCCACGGAGTCATTCAGGTTGCCGACCCTGCGGTCGAGGCACGGTGCGACGGCGCCATGACGGCCGGCGATGAGGTGCGGGTCAGGTTGGTTACCGCTGATATCGCCCGGCGGGAACTGCGCTTTCAACTGGTGAGGAGCGTCCGGCAGGTGGAGTCGCCGTCGGAAAGTGAAAGCGCGGCAGGGTAG
- a CDS encoding DEAD/DEAH box helicase, which yields MTTDNHHLHADNSDDEIFVEETLVTTEEPHQEAPETFADFNVRADIVEALADAGIVHPFPIQAMTLSIALGGHDIIGQAKTGTGKTLGFGVPALQRVVGPSDDGYDKLPAPGAPQALVVVPTRELAVQVAADLTKAAAKRNARIVTIYGGRAYEPQIEALKRGTEVVVGTPGRLIDLYRQKILSLKNVRIVVLDEADEMLDLGFLPDVETLMSATPSVRQTLLFSATMPGPVVAMARRYMSHPTHIRAADPEDDGATKKDIRQVIYRAHNLDKDEVVARILQARGRGRTIIFTKTKRTAAKLSEELIDRGFAAGAIHGDLGQGAREQALRAFRGDKIDVLVATEVAARGIDVEDITHVINFQCPEDEKAYLHRVGRTGRAGKKGTAVTFVDWDDVPRWGPINKALGLNQAEPVETYSSSPHLYTDLDIPEGTKGRLPRAQRKLAGINAEKLEDLGETGKKNRTNDRSRSGGHGGRQGSDEKAGGRRRTGGSNSAGEDRNAADSGTRQADRTERSERPKRNRSRTRRRNGEVIPKPAADS from the coding sequence GTGACCACAGACAACCACCACCTCCATGCAGACAACAGCGACGACGAGATCTTCGTAGAAGAAACCCTCGTCACCACTGAAGAACCGCACCAGGAAGCTCCAGAGACCTTCGCTGACTTCAACGTCCGCGCCGACATCGTCGAAGCACTCGCGGACGCGGGGATCGTGCATCCCTTTCCCATCCAGGCCATGACGCTTTCCATTGCGTTGGGCGGCCACGACATCATCGGCCAAGCCAAGACCGGAACGGGCAAGACGCTCGGCTTCGGTGTGCCCGCGCTGCAGCGCGTGGTCGGCCCGTCGGATGACGGCTATGACAAGCTTCCCGCGCCGGGCGCTCCGCAGGCGCTCGTCGTTGTTCCCACACGTGAGCTTGCCGTCCAGGTTGCCGCTGACCTGACGAAAGCCGCGGCGAAGCGCAACGCCCGCATCGTGACCATTTACGGAGGCCGGGCCTACGAGCCGCAGATTGAGGCGCTCAAGCGCGGAACCGAGGTTGTGGTCGGAACACCGGGTCGCCTGATCGACCTGTACCGCCAAAAGATCCTGTCGCTCAAGAACGTCCGCATCGTGGTGCTCGACGAGGCTGACGAGATGCTCGACCTAGGCTTCCTGCCTGACGTCGAGACCCTGATGTCGGCAACGCCCTCAGTCCGCCAGACGCTCTTGTTCTCGGCTACCATGCCCGGCCCGGTCGTTGCCATGGCCCGCCGCTACATGTCCCACCCGACGCACATCCGCGCCGCTGACCCCGAGGACGACGGCGCCACCAAGAAGGACATCCGCCAGGTCATCTACCGTGCGCACAACCTGGATAAAGACGAGGTGGTAGCCCGGATCCTCCAGGCCCGCGGACGCGGACGCACCATCATCTTCACCAAGACCAAGCGCACGGCCGCCAAACTGTCGGAAGAGCTGATTGACCGCGGTTTCGCGGCCGGCGCCATCCACGGCGACCTCGGCCAGGGAGCCCGCGAGCAGGCCCTGCGAGCCTTCCGCGGTGACAAGATCGATGTCCTGGTCGCCACCGAGGTCGCGGCCCGCGGTATCGACGTTGAGGACATTACTCACGTCATCAACTTCCAGTGCCCTGAGGATGAGAAGGCCTACCTCCACCGTGTCGGCCGTACGGGGCGAGCCGGCAAGAAGGGCACCGCCGTCACCTTCGTGGACTGGGATGATGTTCCCCGCTGGGGCCCGATCAACAAGGCCCTCGGCCTAAACCAGGCAGAACCGGTGGAAACCTATTCCTCCTCACCGCATCTGTATACGGACCTTGACATTCCCGAGGGCACCAAGGGACGGCTGCCCCGCGCGCAGCGGAAGCTGGCCGGAATCAACGCCGAGAAGCTGGAGGATCTTGGCGAGACCGGCAAGAAGAACCGCACGAATGACCGCTCCCGCTCCGGCGGCCACGGCGGGCGCCAGGGTTCCGATGAGAAGGCTGGGGGCCGTCGTCGTACCGGTGGATCCAACTCAGCCGGTGAGGACCGCAATGCTGCGGACAGCGGTACCAGGCAGGCGGACCGGACCGAAAGATCCGAGCGGCCTAAACGCAACCGGTCGCGTACGCGTCGGCGCAACGGTGAAGTGATTCCCAAACCCGCTGCTGACAGCTGA
- a CDS encoding DNA-methyltransferase encodes MEKTPVHPAAWRPDGPNLVVQADNLEYLAQLPANSFSMIYVDPPFNTGRAQRRQQTSMVRSAPGSGDRVGFKGHSYSTVKGMLASYDDAFEDYWEFLAPRLVEAWRLLAPDGTLYVHLDYREVHYAKVMLDALFGRECFLNEIIWAYDYGARAKSRWPAKHDNILVYVKDPAGYYFNSAEVDREPYMAPGLVTPEKVALGKLPTDVWWHTIVSPTGKEKTGYPTQKPEGLVRRAVAASSRPGDWVLDFFAGSGTLGAVAGKLGRRFVCVDSNEQAIDVMTRRLGPWLATATG; translated from the coding sequence GTGGAAAAGACACCGGTCCATCCGGCGGCCTGGCGGCCGGATGGACCCAATCTTGTGGTGCAGGCAGACAATCTCGAATACCTTGCCCAACTGCCGGCGAACTCCTTCTCCATGATTTACGTGGATCCGCCGTTCAACACCGGACGCGCTCAACGCAGACAGCAGACGTCGATGGTCCGCAGCGCGCCCGGCTCCGGCGACCGTGTCGGGTTCAAGGGGCACAGCTACTCCACAGTCAAGGGCATGCTGGCGAGCTACGACGATGCGTTCGAGGACTATTGGGAGTTCCTCGCTCCGCGCCTGGTGGAGGCGTGGCGGTTGCTGGCACCGGACGGGACGCTGTACGTGCACCTGGACTACCGGGAAGTGCACTACGCCAAGGTGATGCTCGATGCTCTGTTCGGCCGCGAGTGCTTCCTCAACGAGATCATCTGGGCCTACGACTACGGGGCCCGCGCGAAGAGCCGGTGGCCGGCCAAGCACGACAACATCCTCGTGTACGTGAAGGATCCGGCCGGGTACTACTTCAACAGTGCCGAGGTCGACCGTGAACCGTATATGGCCCCGGGCCTCGTCACACCGGAGAAGGTTGCGCTCGGCAAGCTGCCCACCGACGTGTGGTGGCACACCATCGTCTCCCCTACGGGCAAGGAGAAGACCGGCTATCCAACCCAGAAGCCGGAGGGCCTGGTTCGCCGTGCGGTGGCCGCCAGCAGCAGGCCCGGAGACTGGGTCCTGGATTTCTTCGCGGGCTCGGGAACGCTCGGCGCCGTCGCAGGCAAACTTGGGCGGCGCTTCGTCTGCGTGGACAGCAATGAACAGGCAATCGACGTGATGACCAGGCGCCTCGGTCCCTGGCTGGCAACCGCTACCGGATAA
- a CDS encoding PHP domain-containing protein, translating to MRIDLHAHSTVSDGTEGPADLMRAAAAAGLDVVALTDHDATAGWASATQEARNLSLVLVPGMEVSCRTDTGISVHVLSYLHDPEHPGLLAEIGRSRNARLTRAERMVEKLAADYPISWAHVLEHVAEGATIGRPHIADTLVALKVVGTRSEAFASILSARSPYWVSHYAPHPADAVALVREAGGVPVFAHPVASSRGRIVDSTVTGEMIDAGLLGLEIHHRDNPPEGRAELERIAARNNLLVTGSSDYHGTGKPNRLGENLTSPEMFARLEEMATGSSVIR from the coding sequence GTGAGAATTGACCTGCACGCCCACTCCACCGTGTCAGACGGTACTGAAGGTCCCGCGGACCTCATGCGCGCCGCGGCGGCAGCCGGTCTGGACGTCGTCGCACTGACGGATCATGATGCGACCGCCGGGTGGGCTTCGGCCACGCAGGAAGCACGGAACCTGTCGCTGGTGCTGGTGCCCGGGATGGAAGTGTCCTGCCGCACGGATACGGGTATCAGCGTGCATGTGCTGTCCTACCTCCATGATCCGGAGCACCCGGGGCTGCTCGCCGAGATCGGCCGGTCCCGGAACGCCCGGCTTACCCGGGCCGAACGCATGGTCGAGAAACTTGCCGCGGACTACCCCATCTCCTGGGCGCATGTACTTGAACACGTTGCCGAAGGCGCCACCATCGGCCGTCCGCACATTGCGGACACACTCGTGGCGCTGAAAGTTGTCGGCACGCGAAGTGAAGCATTTGCGAGCATTCTCAGCGCCCGGTCGCCCTACTGGGTGAGCCACTATGCACCACACCCGGCGGACGCCGTCGCACTGGTTCGGGAGGCCGGTGGGGTTCCGGTGTTCGCCCACCCTGTGGCGTCCTCACGCGGCCGGATTGTGGACAGCACTGTCACCGGGGAGATGATCGACGCCGGCCTCCTCGGTCTGGAGATCCATCACCGGGACAATCCTCCCGAAGGGCGGGCGGAGCTGGAACGAATCGCTGCCCGGAACAACCTGCTGGTGACCGGCTCCAGCGACTACCACGGAACGGGAAAGCCGAACCGGCTGGGGGAGAACCTCACGAGCCCGGAGATGTTCGCCCGGCTGGAGGAGATGGCAACCGGAAGCAGCGTTATCCGGTAG
- a CDS encoding aminopeptidase P family protein, whose translation MNPTGTGSDATPVTPEEQPLSSRNENRSQRPDSEAFKAFMSSSWAAKGTDLPAGAEVARYAAQRRLKVSRQFPGERLVIPAGPLKVRSNDTDYRFRPHSGFAHLTGLGLDHEPDAVLVMEPAGEGKGDDGGNHHAALYFRELAGRDSAEFYANARYGEFWIGSRLSRAEVRALLALETADLADLEAAITKDAGAVEIGGIRIRLLREVDLNADALVDTSRINTSVDLEASDELDAKLAEALSELRLIKDEWEIAQMRKAVEATVNGFHEVVKELPRAITHPRGERVVEGAFFARAREEGNDLGYDTIAASGNNATILHWIRNNGQVDADDLLLLDAGVEADSLYTADITRTLPVNGKYSEIQRRVYQAVLDAADAGFAAAKVGVKFREVHAAAVAVLAERLDGWGFLPVPLEEALSPEGQHHRRWMPHGTSHHLGMDVHDCAQAKRELYLDGTLTEGMVFTIEPGLYFKEEDLAVPEEYRGIGVRIEDDILMTADGPVNLSSALPREPDDVEAWMAGIYSPTGE comes from the coding sequence ATGAACCCGACCGGCACCGGCAGTGACGCCACACCTGTCACACCGGAGGAACAGCCACTTTCCAGCCGCAATGAAAACCGTTCCCAACGGCCCGATTCCGAGGCTTTCAAGGCCTTCATGAGCTCCAGCTGGGCGGCGAAAGGCACTGATCTTCCCGCAGGGGCTGAGGTGGCACGGTACGCCGCCCAGCGCCGCCTGAAAGTCTCCCGGCAGTTCCCGGGTGAGCGCCTCGTCATTCCCGCGGGACCATTGAAGGTCCGCTCCAACGACACGGACTACCGCTTTCGGCCGCATTCCGGATTTGCCCACCTGACCGGCCTGGGCCTCGACCACGAGCCCGATGCAGTGCTTGTGATGGAACCCGCCGGAGAGGGAAAGGGCGACGACGGCGGCAATCACCATGCCGCGCTCTACTTCCGGGAGCTGGCCGGCCGGGACAGCGCGGAGTTCTACGCAAACGCCCGCTACGGCGAATTCTGGATCGGTTCCCGGCTGTCCCGCGCGGAAGTGCGCGCACTGCTGGCCCTGGAAACAGCCGACCTCGCCGATCTTGAAGCTGCGATCACGAAGGATGCAGGGGCTGTCGAAATCGGTGGTATCCGGATCCGGTTGCTGCGTGAAGTCGACCTGAACGCGGACGCCCTGGTGGACACATCACGCATCAACACCTCCGTGGACCTCGAAGCCTCCGACGAACTCGACGCAAAGCTCGCAGAAGCCCTGTCCGAACTCCGCCTGATCAAGGACGAGTGGGAGATCGCGCAGATGCGCAAGGCTGTGGAGGCAACGGTGAACGGCTTCCACGAGGTCGTCAAGGAACTGCCGCGCGCCATCACCCATCCGCGAGGCGAGCGGGTTGTCGAAGGAGCCTTCTTCGCACGCGCCCGGGAAGAAGGCAATGACCTCGGCTACGACACCATCGCCGCCTCAGGAAACAACGCCACCATCCTTCACTGGATCCGCAATAACGGCCAGGTGGATGCTGACGACCTGCTGCTCCTGGATGCCGGTGTCGAGGCAGACAGCCTGTACACCGCGGACATCACGCGTACCCTGCCGGTGAACGGAAAGTATTCGGAGATCCAGCGCAGGGTCTACCAGGCAGTGCTGGACGCCGCGGATGCCGGATTCGCCGCCGCAAAAGTCGGTGTGAAGTTCCGGGAGGTACACGCCGCCGCTGTGGCCGTCCTTGCTGAACGTCTTGACGGGTGGGGCTTCCTGCCGGTGCCGCTGGAGGAGGCGCTCTCCCCCGAAGGGCAGCATCACCGCCGCTGGATGCCGCACGGCACCAGCCACCACCTTGGCATGGATGTGCACGACTGCGCCCAGGCCAAGCGCGAGCTCTACCTTGACGGGACCCTGACGGAAGGGATGGTCTTCACCATCGAACCCGGCCTGTACTTCAAGGAAGAGGACCTGGCAGTTCCCGAGGAGTACCGCGGCATAGGCGTCCGCATCGAGGACGACATCCTGATGACGGCGGACGGGCCGGTGAACCTAAGCTCGGCGCTCCCCCGCGAACCCGACGATGTCGAAGCATGGATGGCAGGCATCTACAGCCCTACCGGTGAGTGA
- a CDS encoding general stress protein has protein sequence MSNVFGRTASRDQGRTLPKGETIGRYDSYLDAQKAVDYLADTKFPVQQISIIGNDLKTVERVTGRLSYPRVALASAATGAWFGLFVGFILTLFGGDSTYLPILSSMALGAVFWVLFGVIAYAFQRGKRDFTSTSQVVATSYDVVVDPAAAGEARRVLQQLPMNSRPQEGTGAPSQPWGTPPQHNQHPPQGQPPQRPEGWSQPPAEPPHVQAPDSPNGATSAEISQPSEGGDEQNAANKRSTRGQFPDLPDGRPQYGVRVESQPTTDSAEQPTPDSVEQAQPAGQDAQPQESRKE, from the coding sequence ATGTCAAACGTTTTTGGACGAACCGCCTCACGCGATCAGGGCCGTACCCTGCCGAAGGGCGAAACCATTGGCCGGTATGACTCCTACCTGGATGCGCAGAAGGCGGTGGACTACCTCGCGGACACCAAGTTCCCGGTGCAGCAGATTTCAATCATCGGTAATGACCTCAAGACTGTGGAACGTGTGACCGGGCGGCTCAGCTACCCGCGGGTGGCACTCGCCAGCGCAGCGACCGGCGCATGGTTCGGACTCTTCGTCGGTTTCATCCTGACGCTCTTCGGCGGAGATTCGACCTACCTGCCGATCCTGTCCTCCATGGCGCTCGGTGCCGTGTTCTGGGTGCTGTTCGGTGTGATTGCGTATGCGTTCCAGCGGGGTAAGCGTGACTTCACCTCCACCAGCCAGGTGGTGGCCACCAGCTATGACGTCGTAGTCGATCCGGCCGCTGCAGGCGAGGCCAGGAGAGTGCTTCAGCAGCTTCCCATGAACTCGCGGCCCCAGGAAGGCACAGGTGCGCCGTCGCAGCCGTGGGGAACGCCCCCACAGCACAATCAGCACCCGCCTCAGGGCCAGCCCCCACAGCGTCCCGAGGGCTGGAGCCAGCCACCTGCCGAGCCGCCGCACGTGCAGGCGCCGGACTCGCCGAACGGCGCCACGTCCGCGGAAATTTCCCAGCCCTCTGAAGGCGGCGACGAACAGAACGCCGCCAACAAGCGCTCCACACGCGGCCAGTTCCCCGATCTGCCGGATGGCAGGCCTCAGTACGGAGTGCGCGTAGAGTCCCAGCCCACCACGGATTCGGCTGAGCAGCCCACCCCGGATTCGGTTGAGCAGGCCCAGCCGGCCGGGCAGGATGCGCAGCCACAGGAATCCCGCAAGGAATAG